A stretch of DNA from Raphanus sativus cultivar WK10039 unplaced genomic scaffold, ASM80110v3 Scaffold0251, whole genome shotgun sequence:
GTAAGGGTGTTGAAGGTATTGAATGATGTTTTAACCAGTAAGGTTATGTCAACTgaatttataaatgttaaaaagaaaTTGATGAATCTCTTAATACTCTCAGGGATGCGAGCTGGTGATAAGAGAAGACTCATAATTTCACCATCTCTTGGGTATATCTCAGTTGATTATTATGTCTTTAGATGATTCATTTTCAGCATAATATCTACTATAAACTAAcctgtttttgtttctcttgctTCTGGATGTGATATAAACAGATACTCAGGGGAAGGACTAAAGAAGGAAGATGTGCCTAGAATTCGTGGCTTGTCTATGAAGTAGAGGCAGTAAAAGTGAGAGATGCCACTGGCTCTTTTGAAACAAGTTtatgcttttttttgttttttttcttctcggGTCATCTATTTGTCTCATATTGCCTCCAATTTTCGTTTGTTTTGGGGAGGGGATTCGCTAGCTGTTCGCTTAACTCAGCCACATGGTTATATAATTTCTTCGGTCAACAAGATGCAAAGTTGTTTAAAGTTGGAACTTTTTTCGTCGAAGTGTAATTTCCTCAGAAATGATTCCGTTTATAGTAGTCACCTCTCTGTTTCACTGTTTACTGCCTTGGAAACAACCCGGTTTCTTATCTTCACCTTGGAAACAGCGATTTTTTATTGAGAGGAATTCACCTATCTACACCGCCGTTTTCTGAGAGCGCTTGTCTTGAGAAACCCACCCGGAAATAAAGTCTCAAGGATCAAACGTGTGTATGCAAGGCTTTGTATAAAACAGTTTCTTCgttttatatttcttaactTCTTGAGATCATCTTACATTGTAGGTCTCTTTATATAGGTCTTAACTTTTACCTAATACAAAGTGATCTAGGAACTTATCTTAATCCTAAACCTATTAGAATTAGGAACCTTAACTTATATCCTAATTGTAACATCCCAGTTCCTGGCCCAATTTTTTTTAAGGATAACGGGCCTCTCTACGACCCAATAGCCAATGAGACGTAGGGTTCCTGCAGTTTCTTATAAATAGAGCTGCCTCCTCCTCCCTTTCTCCTATTCAGAAACTGGTAGCGGAGCTCTGCAGAGATTTCCCGGAGACCGGAAACCCTAGCCGTcacactcctctctctctctctctccgagatctctcttctctttctttctttcctcgCCGGCGATCagaactggtggtggtggtggttgtgagCAGACCAAGTCGGCGTTTTTGGAATTCTCCAGACCCAAATCTCACACTTTTCAGATCTATCCGGTAAGCCTTTGATCTACATGTCCTCTTCTCCCTCTTAGAGATTTGGCACGGGGTGTGATAGATATGGTACTAATCTTGTTCCCCATCTTCCTTTGAGTATGAGGGTACAGATATGTGGTTGTGTGGCTGTGTACTTCTTCTAGATCTGGATCTGCGACGTCGAGAACGGCTAAGGTGAGGACTCGGCTGTGAACCCTTTTCATGTTGGATAATGTCTCGGGCGTTAGTCCCTTGTTAATGTTGTCTAGATCTAGGTCTGACTTGTATTGATATGATGGTTGAGTGAACCGACAAACCGGTTAATGAAATAAACCAGCATGACCAGAAGTAAATCATAAATAGCTAAACCAAGTGGGATAGCTTTAAGCTGTCACAAAAAACTTCTGTTTATTTGTTCTGGTGTAAACGTCATTGGCTCTGGTGTAAAGGATTGCCTTGTCTGCAAGAACCAAATCAAATTCAACTTCACATATGTGAATGGTATAACATTATTGCAGACAAAAGATGAAATAAGGAAGCTGAAACCTCAAATAAGAGTTCAATGACATGTTTGATATAAGCACCAAGAGGACCTTTTCTTATGCTGTTTATAAACTGAAGCCGCTCGGTGTCATGGAGAAGTTGACAGAAGGAGGCCCCTGTTAGATACACCAACtccgaccaccaccaccaccaagtAATTTTCTCTCCCCTCCGCCTCCAAGTGATTTCCTCCCGCCGCCATTAATATTTGAAGCTCCGGTTATGGGTATTTTTGCTAGATCTTCAACGGTGGCGTAGCCCTTACGCGTATCACTCATCATCCCTCTGTTATTCTTCTCTCCCTCATACGATGATATGCTTCCTCTTGGCCGACCCAGAGAAAACAGAGGCGGTTCTGCTCTTCGACGGTGGaagaaatacaataaaaaacaaattagaaGTTAAAACAGATTCCGTTTCGTCACGCTCGGTGCCGATGGAGACAGGGAGGACGAAGGCGAGGTCTCTGCAAGTGGATTAGGGTTTGCTTGGTCATCGATGTAATGGGCCGCATAAAACACAAATTAAGCCCAACCGGAATCACAGACCATCACGCTGCGTTTCATTTAACGCGACAGGTGTCGGCGTCACAGAGACTCTATTTCTGACCTGGCATCCGACGTGTCACAGGAGGAAAACAACCctattttatagtaatagatttctttttttacaatttGTTTCCTACGATCCATTCTTAACACACTTCCTAAAATCTGAAATTCACAAACTTAATATAATTCAGAAAGTACTTTTAAGCATGGAACTCACTACTTTGGCTGAAATTATGTGTAATATTATGTGTAATAGTGATGTAACTATAATTATATACGAAATTAAATAActccaaatttataaaaaacatttttttattatttaatatatctatttaattACTGTTTTATTACTAAACAAAACTATAGGGttggttatgttttttttttaaatttactgTTTGAAAATAAAGTACCATATTAATGTGTTAAAAAGCTATGAAACAAATGTATAGTTTAATTAACAATATAACAAATTcaatacaattatcaaaataCTTTACTAAccatttttctaaaaacaaattCGCAAATATGATCAAAGataacacaaatatgattacaaaaaaaatatatgtatgatACAAGGAAAGACACAAGTACATACTTATGAAAActgatttatttaatatatttacaaaaataatatattccattaaattcatatcatacaaaatatgattatacaaacacacaaacatataaattatattaggcaaaaaatgtttttaaaaaaatatattaataataagtataattttttcatcaatattttcatatgattttgaatttatattccATATTTAAAAGgtaataatcatattttattaatatctgaataaaaatttatattctcaAATCTCTTATACAAATAATAGATATCTCCTCAATCTAAACAAACCATCAAAAAACAATATTCCTAAATATATCCCCTCAACCTAATATGCAACCAACGGATATAACATACTTATTAATTTAAGTTATTGTTGCcgtgtttttttgtcaaaattcaAATTAGGAAAAGGCATTTATAAGTCTGATAAGGCAACTATAGTTAAAGGTAGTTTtattttacaccaaaaaaaaggtagttttatttattacttcaatggcatttttgtataaataaattgaaaaacgaaaagttaatttatttttgtatttctattttaataatagagatatcAGTTGGCAAAAGGAGAAAGAACATTTGATAGGAAACAGTGTATACAAAAAAGATACGTAAATCATTTAAATAGTGAAATAAGAATGGGATCTTAATATCATTTgccccaaaaaaaaaggaatcttAATATCACTATAACAAGTTGGAATAAAAAGGAGGAGAAAATATTGAAACTGAAAAGAAGAAAGTACAGCCTGCACACCAGAGATCATGAGATTCTAGGGGGAAAATTATAGGTCGCTTTACAAAAAGTAGGCCCTTCATATTATTGTTTCCTACCACGACTTGCTGACAAAAACTTGTAATTAACTATGTATTTTCTGTCTCTGTTCAAAActgtttctcttttttgttttgtgcaTAGAATTGATTTCTTAAATTGATCTATAATATCAGTGTATACTTTATTTCTTTCCAACATCAGCTagctaataatattatatggtAAACGAATCCGTCTCATCAAATGTATGATAAAATGCATAAATGATGCACCTCAGAAGTTGAcaaattaggaaaaaaataaagatagagGAATAAAAAACAACGAATATGTATACCAGTTGTCGATTTCATGTTGATGACTGATCAGGTTCGCATGCAAAAAGGGGACATCATCTCCTATACCCACCCAGCTATATTTCTAATCTCCGTAAgacatgaaaacaaaacaaaaatgaaaagttaaataaaaagcCGAAAATTACATTTAACCCTAGAAAATTTGAAGTATTTACCGGTTGTACCTACCTTAACCGAAGGAATAACCGAATTGAGTTGGACCACGAACCAATCCCTAATTTCGACCCGAAATTAAAACCTAACCGTCCAAAAACCGAATTGTACCAATTTCCTTTCTCCATTTCCCAAACCATCCCCCCGATTCTCCCCCATTTTCCCTTTTCTTCCATTTTCCCTTCGGCGACACAACCGAGGGAGACCACCAGCGACGGCCAATCCCACCAAAGAGGAGACCAGCGACGGCCAATCCCACCGATAGCGACACAACTGAAGGTATGTCTTACTCGTCGGTTCTGTTTCTCCATCGATCAAGTTTACCTCGGATGGAGAAAACGTCATCTTTGTTTAAGGTTGCTTATGGTTTTTTAGATGGCAATCCCATGGCAACACCACCAAATGGTTAATTAAGTAGCTTAGGGTTTTTTAGATTCGGTCCATCGATGGAGTGACGGCTTTGCTTAGCGTATTTGATTGATTGAGTTCATGAATTAGCTCTGTTGATCGAGTTCATGATGCTAGTTTTGGTTATATCGAGTTCATGATGCTTGATTGAGAATTTTATGCTAGCTCAGTCAATGGAGTTCATGATGCTTGATTGAGTTCATTTGGTAGTTTTCGGTTATAGCAAATGgtcaaataaaactgaaaattgagAATTTTATGCTAGCTCAGTCGATGGAGTTCATGATGCTTGATTGAGTTCATTTGCTAGTTCTCGGTTATAGCAAATGgtcaaataaaactgaaaattgagAATTTTATGGTAGCTCAGTCGATGGAGTTCATGATGCTTGATTGAGTTCATTTGCTAGTTTTCGGTTATAGCAAATGGTcaaattaaactgaaaattgAGAATTTTATGGTAGCTCATTCGATGGAGTTCATGATGCTTGATTGAGTTCATTTGCTAGTTTTCTTTTATAGCAAATGGTCGAATTAAACTGAAAATGATATAGATTTGGTCTGTGACTTTAGCAAGTTCCTTGACATGCAAAATGATTTGTCTAACTTTGTCTAGCTtttgtttcttgattgatttggtCCGTGATTTGTCTAACTTAGTTGATTTGTCTaacttttgtttcttgtttgcaGATGGCGCAACCGCAAGAACTTCATTTCTTCCAACCTTTGCTTCCTGGATTCCAGACTTACTTGGTAAACACACTTTCTCTATTGCCTTTTCTTGATTGCAAGAACCTGATTTCTTCCTTGTTTGTGTAACTTACCTCAAATCTTGATTGCAGACAATACCCATTGTATTTTTCTCCAAGCACATCCAAGGGAAGACGAATGGGAACACATGGACACTAACATCCGACGCTACGGATCAAACATGGCAAGTGATACAAGAAGAGAGGCGACTCACCCGAGGTTGGAAGGAGTTCGCTGAGGCACATGACCTTCGAATAGGAGACATTGTCATCTTCAAACTCGAAGGTTCCATGGTCTTTCACGTCACTCCCTTTGGTCCGAGCTGCTGTGACATCCAGTACACATCTATGTTGGTTGTGACTTGATCTTAAGAGCACAATGTCTTGTGCTTTGAACTTATTTTGTGTGTCTTTTATATGTTTGCTTTTGGTACTTTGAActtgttattttgatttgatGGTACTTTGAACTTGTTATTTTGGTTTGATGTTGCAAACTTTTAGTTAATCATTTTCATGTCAATTAGTTTCGACTTTAGCAAGTTCGTATATAGAGTTTcgaattttaattaatcaatttcACGTCCTGAATCATGATATAGATTTGGTCTGTGACTTTTAGTTAATCATTTTCGACTTTTAGTTAatcattttcttgattttggtTTGATGTTGCAAACTTGTTATTTTCGTATAATGTCACAAGACACACGCATAGAGAAGTAAACCACAAAACACATAAACATTAGATAGATAGTTTAAGTCATAAGACACACACATAGAGAAAGAAAGTAGCAACATAGATCAAAGTACCATCATACGACgtagaacaacaacaacaacatcccCAAGAACAACTTAGAACAACAACAACTTAGAGCAACAAGATGGGATCATGGACGGTGAAGTTGGTAAAGCTGAGACTTGAGGCGATCAATCTCCTCAGCCATCTCTTCGACACGGTGTACTAACTTTGTAACTTCGTCCTGAATCGCGAACACCCACGGCGTACGAAAGTGGAGACCATTATTCTGCACAAGTTTTATCACAAGTTATACAAGTTTCTCAGGTTTTCCAGTTTAACAAGTTTTACAAGTTTTAccagttttccagttttccagttttccagttttccagttttccagttttcctAGTTTTCCTAGTTTTCCTAGTTATACAAGTTTTACCAGTTTTGCACGACATGAAAATTACCTCAAAGTTTTTGCAGGTGAAGTACCTCCTTCCAGGTTGCGTATCAAAATCATTGGGAAACTTGTTACAGGGAGATACCTCAGGAATGATACCTCCACCACACGGGCACTTGGTCGGGACGCCGTACTCCGCATCAGCCACGAAACCAAGCATGTCGTTGTGTCTCTTCAAGGCCTTCATGTGACTGTACTCCTCTTCGGGATGAGTCATGCTTCAGTTCTTACTGTCAGAGAGAAATGGGAGAAACCGaaagagatcgagagagaggaATGAGGGATGGAGTGGGggagtggagagagagagatggatcgATGGGATCAATAAAGAGATGGAGTGGAGACAGAGAGATGGGACGTGACATagagaaaaataatgaaaatagttaaaataattaaaataattattttcccTCATATGTTTTGGCGCCAATGTAATTTCATTTCCCTCCCCGAAATTTGTTCTTAGTTTTACATAAGATACTAGTTTTACGAGATTTGCTCATAGTTGTACTTTC
This window harbors:
- the LOC108832331 gene encoding B3 domain-containing protein REM7-like — protein: MICLTLSSFCFLIDLMAQPQELHFFQPLLPGFQTYLTIPIVFFSKHIQGKTNGNTWTLTSDATDQTWQVIQEERRLTRGWKEFAEAHDLRIGDIVIFKLEGSMVFHVTPFGPSCCDIQYTSMLVVT
- the LOC130501667 gene encoding uncharacterized protein LOC130501667, with protein sequence MTHPEEEYSHMKALKRHNDMLGFVADAEYGVPTKCPCGGGIIPEVSPCNKFPNDFDTQPGRRYFTCKNFENNGLHFRTPWVFAIQDEVTKLVHRVEEMAEEIDRLKSQLYQLHRP